From the genome of Indicator indicator isolate 239-I01 chromosome 17, UM_Iind_1.1, whole genome shotgun sequence, one region includes:
- the IL13RA2 gene encoding interleukin-13 receptor subunit alpha-2, protein MAVQRLHSLWATLLWGCAVSFSFLTTVAPPRDLQITDPGLLGCLDIEWKPPARLQSLNDCTVTYKLEHHNAGDRDWKVLFTRKLKLRVGFDLSRTAEVKVQTLLRGQCTADVEVHSDWIYATFQLPLQGKLESEVQNFHCIYHDWEYLKCTWQPGLLAPQGVHYGLYYWYEGLGQAAQCEDYIQDHGINTGCRLQNLSRAEYKDLSICVNGSGAAALLRPLYATLRLQDLAKPSPPTRLVVSMSAAEELHVAWSPPGGETPPQCLEYEVQLARDQGEAKAAWMSVSTQMETALSIPRANQSLSSCVRVRGRTNILCADQGFWSEWTQECFSESRKGDKQLLILIPVILSLSSSLIIFMLLGQCRKR, encoded by the exons ATGGCCGTGCAGAGGCTCCACTCGCTCTGGGCGAcgctgctgtggggctgtgcggtgtccttctccttcctcaccaCAG TTGCCCCACCACGAGACCTTCAGATCACTGACCCTGGGCTCTTAGGTTGCCTTGATATTGAATGGAAacctcctgccaggctgcaaaGCCTCAATGATTGCACAGTGACCTACAAGCTTGAGCACCACAACGCTGGGGACAGGGACTGGAAG GTTCTTTTTACTAGGAAGCTAAAACTCCGAGTGGGGTTTGACCTGAGCAGGACTGCTGAAGTGAAGGTGCAGACCCTGCTGAGAGGACAGTGTACTGCTGATGTGGAGGTGCACAGTGACTGGATTTATGCCACCTTCCAGCTCCCCTTGCAAG GAAAGCTGGAATCAGAGGTTCAGAATTTCCACTGCATCTATCATGACTGGGAATACCTGAAGTGCACGTGGCAGCCAGGTCTCCTTGCTCCTCAAGGTGTCCATTATGGGCTGTACTATTG GTACGAGGGGCTGGGCCAGGCAGCGCAGTGTGAGGACTACATCCAGGACCATGGCATCaacacaggctgcaggctgcagaacctGAGCCGGGCGGAGTACAAGGACCTGAGCATCTGCGTCAACGGCTCGGGGGCAGCCGCCCTGCTGCGCCCTCTCTATGCCACCCTCCGTCTGCAGGACCTGG CAAAGCCCTCTCCCCCCACACGGTTGGTGGTCTCCAtgtctgcagctgaggagctccACGTGGCCTGGAGCCCCCCGGGGGGTGAAACACCACCCCAGTGCCTGGAGTATGAAGTGCAGCTGGCAAGAGATCAGGGGGAGGCCAAGGCTGCCTGGATG TCTGTGTCAACCCAGATGGAGACAGCTTTGTCAATTCCCAGAGCAAACCAGAGCCTCTCTTCGTGTGTTCGTGTCAGGGGGAGGACAAACATCCTGTGTGCTGACCAGGGCTTCTGGAGTGAATGGACACAGGAGTGCTTCTCTG AGTCCAGGAAAGGGGACAAGCAGCTACTTATCCTCATCCCAGTCATCCTGAGTCTGTCCAGCAGCCTCATCATATTTATGTTGCTTGGCCAGTGCAGGAAAAGGTAG